Proteins encoded within one genomic window of Mesorhizobium sp. AR10:
- a CDS encoding 2-oxoglutarate dehydrogenase E1 component — protein MARQDQANDQFSLTSFLYGGNADYIDALYAAYEDDPESVNPEWQDFFAALKDDASDVRKNAKGASWARPSWPLQANGELVSALDGNWGIVEKHLEKKVKDKAVTNGIVLSDADVHQATRDSVRAIMMIRAYRMRGHLHANLDPLGIAKPLEDYNELSPENYGFTAADYDRPIFLDNVLGLEFGTIRQMLDILTRTYCSTLGVEFMHISDPEEKAWIQARIEGTDKEITFTAVGKKAILQKLVEAEGFEQFIDVKYKGTKRFGLDGAEGLIPALEQIIKRGGQLGMKEIVLGMAHRGRLNVLSQVMAKPHRAIFHEFKGGSAAPDEVEGSGDVKYHLGASSDREFDGNKVHLSLTANPSHLEIVDPVVMGKARAKQDYLFGRSREEIVPLEERAKVLPLLLHGDAAFAGQGVIAEILGLSGLRGHRVAGTLHFIINNQIGFTTNPRFSRSSPYPSDVAKMIEAPIFHVNGDDPEAVVHATKVAIEFRMKFHKPVVVDMFCYRRFGHNEGDEPAFTQPIMYRNIRTHKTTVQIYADRLIAEGHLSQAEFDKLKADWRAHLEQEWEVGQHYKPNKADWLDGAWSGLRTADNQDEQRRGKTAVPVKTLKEIGKKLTEVPKDFEAHKTIIRFLENRRQAIESGEGIDWSTAEALAFGAILLDGNPIRLSGQDSERGTFSQRHSVLYDQRDETRYIPLNNLSAAQAGYEVINSMLSEEAVLGFEYGYSLAEPKALTLWEAQFGDFANGAQVVFDQFISSGERKWLRMSGLVCLLPHGYEGQGPEHSSARLERFLQLCAEDNMQVANVTTPANYFHILRRQLKRDFRKPLILMTPKSLLRHKRAVSSLPEISGESAFHRLLWDDAQLLSGQAIKLTKDSKIRRVVLCSGKVYYDLYEEREKRGINDIYLLRVEQLYPFPAKALITELSRFRNAEMVWCQEEPKNMGAWSFIDPYLEWVLAHIDAKHQRVRYTGRPAAASPATGLMSKHLAQLAAFLEDALGE, from the coding sequence ATGGCAAGACAAGATCAGGCCAACGACCAATTTTCGCTTACCTCTTTCCTCTATGGCGGCAATGCCGACTATATCGACGCGCTCTATGCCGCCTATGAGGACGATCCGGAATCGGTCAACCCCGAATGGCAGGACTTCTTCGCGGCGCTAAAGGACGATGCCAGCGATGTCCGCAAGAACGCCAAGGGCGCCTCATGGGCCAGGCCCTCCTGGCCGCTGCAGGCCAATGGCGAACTGGTGTCGGCGCTCGACGGCAATTGGGGCATCGTCGAAAAGCACCTGGAAAAGAAGGTCAAGGACAAGGCAGTCACCAACGGCATCGTCCTCTCCGACGCCGATGTGCATCAGGCGACGCGCGATTCCGTGCGCGCCATCATGATGATCCGCGCCTACCGCATGCGCGGCCATCTGCACGCCAATCTCGACCCGCTCGGCATCGCCAAGCCGCTCGAGGACTACAACGAGCTGTCGCCGGAGAATTACGGTTTCACCGCCGCCGACTACGACCGGCCGATCTTCCTCGACAATGTGCTCGGGCTCGAATTCGGTACCATCCGGCAGATGCTGGACATCCTGACCCGCACCTATTGCTCGACGCTCGGCGTCGAGTTCATGCATATTTCCGATCCCGAGGAGAAGGCCTGGATCCAGGCGCGCATCGAGGGCACCGACAAGGAGATCACCTTCACAGCCGTCGGCAAGAAGGCGATCCTGCAGAAGCTGGTCGAGGCTGAAGGCTTCGAGCAGTTCATCGACGTCAAGTACAAGGGCACCAAGCGCTTCGGCCTCGACGGTGCGGAGGGTCTGATCCCGGCGCTGGAGCAGATCATCAAGCGCGGCGGCCAGCTCGGCATGAAGGAGATCGTGCTCGGTATGGCGCATCGCGGCCGGCTGAACGTGCTGTCCCAGGTGATGGCCAAGCCGCACCGCGCCATCTTCCACGAGTTCAAGGGCGGCTCGGCCGCCCCCGACGAGGTCGAGGGCTCCGGCGACGTGAAGTACCATCTCGGCGCCTCGTCGGACCGCGAGTTCGACGGCAACAAGGTGCATCTGTCGCTGACCGCCAATCCGTCCCATCTGGAAATCGTCGATCCGGTGGTGATGGGCAAGGCACGGGCCAAGCAGGACTATCTGTTCGGCCGCAGCCGCGAGGAGATCGTGCCGCTGGAAGAGCGCGCCAAGGTGTTGCCGCTGCTGTTGCATGGCGACGCTGCCTTTGCCGGCCAGGGCGTGATTGCCGAGATCCTCGGCCTGTCGGGCCTGCGCGGCCATCGCGTCGCCGGCACACTGCATTTCATCATCAACAACCAGATCGGCTTCACCACCAATCCGCGCTTCTCGCGCTCGTCGCCCTATCCGTCGGATGTGGCCAAGATGATCGAAGCGCCGATCTTCCACGTCAATGGCGACGATCCCGAAGCCGTGGTCCACGCCACCAAGGTGGCAATCGAATTCCGCATGAAGTTCCACAAGCCGGTGGTGGTGGACATGTTCTGCTACCGCCGCTTCGGCCACAATGAGGGCGACGAGCCGGCTTTCACCCAGCCGATCATGTATCGCAACATCCGCACCCACAAGACGACGGTGCAAATCTATGCCGACCGGCTGATCGCCGAAGGCCATTTGAGCCAGGCCGAATTCGACAAGCTCAAGGCCGACTGGCGGGCGCATCTGGAGCAGGAATGGGAGGTTGGCCAGCACTACAAGCCCAACAAGGCCGACTGGCTGGACGGCGCCTGGTCGGGCTTGCGTACGGCCGACAACCAGGACGAACAAAGGCGCGGCAAGACCGCCGTGCCGGTCAAGACGCTGAAGGAGATCGGCAAGAAGCTGACCGAGGTGCCGAAGGATTTCGAGGCGCACAAGACGATCATCCGTTTTCTCGAAAACCGCCGCCAGGCGATCGAATCCGGCGAAGGCATCGACTGGTCGACGGCCGAGGCGCTGGCCTTCGGCGCCATCCTGCTCGACGGCAATCCGATCCGGCTGTCGGGCCAGGATTCCGAACGCGGCACCTTCTCGCAGCGCCATTCCGTGCTCTACGACCAGCGCGACGAGACCCGCTACATTCCGCTCAACAATCTGTCGGCGGCCCAGGCCGGCTACGAGGTCATCAACTCGATGCTGTCGGAAGAGGCCGTGCTCGGCTTCGAATATGGCTACAGCCTGGCCGAGCCGAAGGCGCTGACGCTGTGGGAAGCCCAGTTCGGCGACTTCGCCAATGGCGCCCAGGTGGTGTTCGACCAGTTCATCTCGTCGGGCGAGCGCAAGTGGCTGAGAATGTCGGGCCTCGTCTGCCTGTTGCCGCATGGCTATGAAGGCCAGGGCCCCGAACATTCCTCGGCCCGGCTCGAACGCTTCCTGCAGCTCTGCGCCGAAGACAATATGCAGGTGGCCAATGTGACGACGCCGGCCAACTACTTCCACATACTGCGGCGCCAGTTGAAGCGCGACTTCCGCAAGCCGCTGATCCTGATGACGCCGAAGTCGCTGCTGCGCCACAAGCGGGCAGTGTCGAGCCTGCCGGAGATTTCGGGCGAAAGCGCGTTCCACCGGCTGTTGTGGGACGACGCCCAGCTGCTCTCCGGCCAGGCGATCAAGCTGACCAAGGATTCGAAGATCCGCCGCGTCGTGCTGTGTTCGGGCAAGGTCTATTACGACCTGTACGAGGAGCGCGAGAAGCGCGGCATCAACGACATCTACCTGCTGCGCGTCGAACAGCTCTATCCGTTCCCGGCCAAGGCGCTGATCACCGAACTGTCACGCTTCCGCAACGCGGAGATGGTGTGGTGCCAGGAGGAGCCCAAGAACATGGGCGCCTGGTCGTTCATCGATCCGTATCTCGAATGGGTTCTGGCGCATATCGACGCCAAGCATCAGCGGGTGCGCTACACCGGCCGGCCGGCAGCCGCGTCGCCGGCGACGGGATTGATGTCCAAGCACCTGGCGCAGCTTGCTGCCTTCCTCGAAGACGCGCTTGGTGAATAG